A DNA window from Bradyrhizobium sp. CCBAU 53421 contains the following coding sequences:
- a CDS encoding urease subunit beta, which translates to MIPGELFIKDGEIELNAGRKTVTLSVANTGDRPIQVGSHYHFFETNPALKFDRKKARGMRLDIAAGTAVRFEPGQTRDVQLVALAGKRVIHGFRAEVKGKL; encoded by the coding sequence ATGATCCCCGGCGAACTCTTCATCAAGGACGGCGAGATCGAGCTCAATGCCGGCCGCAAGACCGTGACGCTCTCGGTCGCGAACACCGGTGACCGCCCGATCCAGGTCGGCTCGCACTACCACTTCTTCGAGACCAACCCGGCGCTGAAATTCGACCGCAAGAAAGCCCGCGGCATGCGCCTCGACATCGCTGCCGGCACCGCCGTCCGCTTCGAGCCCGGCCAGACCCGCGACGTCCAGCTCGTCGCACTCGCCGGCAAGCGCGTGATCCACGGCTTCCGCGCCGAGGTAAAGGGGAAGCTTTAG
- the ureC gene encoding urease subunit alpha encodes MSVKIKRSVYADMFGPTTGDKVRLADTDLIIEVEKDLTTYGEEVKFGGGKVIRDGMGQSQVTNAQGAADTVITNALIVDHWGIVKADVAIKEGMIAAIGKAGNPDIQPGVTIVIGPGTDVIAGEGKILTAGGFDSHIHFICPQQIEHALMSGVTSMLGGGTGPSHGTFATTCTPGPWHMGRMIQSFDAFPVNLGISGKGNASRPAALVEMIKGGACALKLHEDWGTTPSAIDTCLSVADDYDVQVMLHSDTLNESGFVEDTVKAFKGRTIHAFHTEGAGGGHAPDIIKIAGLKNVLPSSTNPTRPFTRNTIDEHLDMLMVCHHLDPSIAEDLAFAESRIRKETIAAEDILHDLGALSMMSSDSQAMGRLGEVIIRTWQTADKMKKQRGALPQDKGNDNDNFRVKRYIAKYTINPAIAHGVSKLIGSVEKGKMADLVLWSPAFFGVKPDCIIKGGSIVAAPMGDPNASIPTPQPVHYQPMFAAFGKSLTASSVVFTSKAAASGGLARKLGISKKLYAVQNTRGKISKKSMIHNDATPEIEVDPETYEVRADGELLTCAPAEVLPMAQRYFMF; translated from the coding sequence ATGTCCGTGAAGATCAAGCGTTCCGTCTATGCCGACATGTTCGGTCCGACCACCGGCGACAAGGTGCGGCTTGCCGACACCGATCTGATCATCGAGGTCGAGAAGGACCTCACCACCTATGGCGAGGAGGTGAAGTTCGGCGGCGGCAAGGTGATCCGCGACGGCATGGGGCAGTCGCAGGTGACCAACGCGCAGGGCGCGGCCGATACCGTCATCACCAATGCGCTGATCGTCGATCACTGGGGCATCGTGAAGGCCGACGTCGCGATCAAGGAGGGCATGATCGCCGCGATCGGCAAGGCCGGCAATCCGGACATCCAGCCGGGCGTCACCATCGTGATCGGCCCCGGCACCGACGTGATCGCGGGCGAGGGCAAGATCCTCACCGCGGGCGGATTCGACAGCCACATCCACTTCATCTGCCCGCAGCAGATCGAGCACGCGCTGATGAGTGGCGTCACCTCGATGCTGGGCGGCGGCACCGGCCCCTCGCACGGTACCTTCGCCACCACCTGCACGCCGGGCCCGTGGCACATGGGGCGGATGATCCAGTCGTTCGACGCCTTCCCGGTCAATCTCGGCATCTCGGGCAAGGGCAACGCCTCGCGTCCGGCGGCGCTGGTCGAGATGATCAAGGGCGGAGCCTGCGCGCTGAAGCTGCACGAGGATTGGGGCACCACGCCGTCGGCGATCGACACCTGTCTCTCCGTTGCCGACGACTACGACGTCCAGGTGATGCTGCACTCGGACACGCTGAACGAATCCGGCTTCGTCGAGGACACGGTGAAGGCGTTCAAGGGCCGCACCATCCATGCCTTCCACACCGAAGGCGCCGGCGGCGGCCACGCGCCCGACATCATCAAGATTGCCGGCCTGAAGAACGTGCTGCCGTCCTCGACCAATCCGACAAGGCCGTTCACCCGCAACACCATCGACGAGCATCTCGACATGCTGATGGTTTGCCATCACCTTGATCCGTCGATCGCCGAAGACCTCGCCTTCGCCGAGAGCCGGATCCGCAAGGAGACCATCGCGGCGGAGGACATCCTGCACGATCTCGGCGCACTCTCGATGATGTCGTCGGACTCTCAGGCCATGGGCCGGTTGGGCGAGGTCATCATCCGCACCTGGCAGACCGCCGACAAGATGAAGAAGCAGCGCGGCGCGCTGCCGCAGGACAAGGGCAACGACAACGACAATTTCCGCGTCAAGCGTTACATCGCCAAATACACCATCAACCCCGCGATCGCGCATGGCGTGTCGAAGCTGATCGGTTCGGTCGAGAAGGGCAAAATGGCCGATCTCGTGCTGTGGTCGCCGGCGTTCTTCGGCGTCAAGCCGGATTGCATCATCAAGGGCGGCTCGATCGTGGCAGCTCCGATGGGCGATCCCAACGCCTCGATCCCGACACCGCAGCCGGTGCACTACCAGCCGATGTTCGCCGCCTTCGGCAAGTCGCTGACCGCGTCCTCGGTGGTGTTCACCTCGAAGGCCGCGGCGAGCGGCGGTCTCGCCCGCAAGCTCGGCATCAGCAAAAAGCTCTACGCGGTGCAGAATACCCGCGGAAAAATCTCCAAGAAGAGCATGATCCACAACGACGCGACGCCCGAGATCGAGGTCGATCCGGAGACCTATGAGGTACGCGCAGACGGCGAGCTCCTGACCTGCGCGCCGGCCGAGGTCCTGCCCATGGCACAGCGCTATTTTATGTTCTAA
- a CDS encoding putative quinol monooxygenase yields the protein MIYVVATLTIKPETRAEFIAAATACIKETRKEPGNIAYDLHESVTDHSKMVFVEQWENADALVPHRTAEHMKTFGRVAVKCMAAPPKIEVITPEKVDVR from the coding sequence GTGATTTACGTCGTTGCTACGCTGACCATCAAGCCCGAGACCCGCGCCGAATTCATCGCTGCGGCGACGGCATGCATCAAGGAAACCCGCAAGGAGCCCGGCAACATCGCCTACGATCTGCACGAGAGCGTCACCGACCACAGCAAGATGGTGTTCGTCGAGCAGTGGGAGAACGCCGACGCGCTGGTGCCGCATCGCACCGCCGAGCACATGAAGACGTTCGGCCGGGTCGCCGTGAAGTGCATGGCCGCGCCGCCGAAGATCGAGGTGATCACGCCCGAGAAGGTCGACGTCCGCTAA
- the urtE gene encoding urea ABC transporter ATP-binding subunit UrtE translates to MLKIDNINLYYGAAQALRGVSLTAEPGKVTCVLGRNGVGKTSLLRAMVGQYPIASGAINFDGKDITALKPYERARRGIGFVPQGREIFPLLTVEENLKTGFGPLKREDRNIPDDVFSLFPVLQTMLGRRGGDLSGGQQQQLAIGRALVMRPKLLLLDEPTEGIQPSIIKDIGRAISYLRNLGNIAIVLVEQYLDFACELGDSFAVMDRGAVKYACDRANLDPAEISRQMAL, encoded by the coding sequence ATGCTGAAGATCGACAACATCAATCTCTACTACGGCGCTGCGCAGGCGCTGCGTGGGGTGTCGCTGACCGCGGAGCCCGGCAAGGTCACCTGCGTGCTCGGCCGCAACGGCGTCGGCAAGACCTCGCTGCTGCGCGCCATGGTCGGCCAGTATCCGATCGCCTCCGGCGCGATCAATTTCGACGGCAAGGACATCACCGCGCTAAAGCCCTATGAGCGGGCGCGGCGCGGCATCGGCTTCGTGCCGCAGGGCCGCGAGATCTTCCCGCTGCTGACGGTGGAGGAAAACCTCAAGACCGGCTTCGGCCCGCTGAAGCGCGAGGACCGCAACATCCCCGATGACGTGTTCTCGCTGTTCCCGGTGCTGCAGACCATGCTGGGCCGCCGCGGCGGCGACCTCTCCGGCGGCCAGCAGCAGCAGCTCGCGATCGGCCGCGCGCTGGTGATGCGGCCGAAGCTCCTGCTGCTCGACGAGCCGACCGAAGGCATCCAGCCCTCGATCATCAAGGACATCGGCCGCGCCATCTCCTATCTGCGCAACCTCGGCAACATCGCAATCGTGCTGGTCGAACAATATCTCGACTTTGCCTGCGAACTCGGCGACAGTTTTGCCGTGATGGACCGGGGCGCGGTGAAATATGCTTGTGACCGCGCGAACCTCGATCCCGCCGAGATCAGCCGCCAGATGGCGCTGTGA
- the urtB gene encoding urea ABC transporter permease subunit UrtB yields the protein MDRFRALCLSILLLSCLAVPALAGPFEDSVAKFANDEFSDTEAAIGEVAASGNALASPIISALQDGRLSADPDSKKVFITQADGKIVDATTGAAVDKLPDNAAAVRLNNRLRRTVEAALGGLTLLSPDPAKRLAAAQSVFKSHEENLLPTVEGALAKESVKSIKQAFAEARAAIILFKSDASDVDKLDAVAVVKARGDQEALALLTGLGDQPPLVTKAAAAAVTSIQSNLAMWSMVQNAWYGLSLGSVLLLAAIGLAITFGVMGVINMAHGEMVMLGAYTTFVVQEVIRTRYPALFDYSLLIAVPLAFLVAGFIGVLIERTIIRFLYGRPLETLLATWGLSLVLQQAVRTAFGPTNREVGNPSWMSGAFELGQITITYNRLWILCFTLAVFAILLAMLRYTALGLEMRAVTQNRRMAASMGIATSRVDALTFGLGSGIAGIAGVALSQIDNVSPNLGQSYIIDSFMVVVFGGVGNLWGTLVGAFTLGIANKFLEPVAGAVLGKIAILVLIILFIQKRPRGLFALKGRAVEA from the coding sequence ATTGATCGCTTTCGCGCGCTTTGTCTCTCGATCCTGCTGCTGAGCTGCCTTGCTGTGCCGGCGCTGGCCGGCCCGTTCGAGGATTCGGTCGCCAAATTCGCCAATGACGAGTTCTCCGACACTGAAGCTGCGATCGGCGAGGTTGCCGCATCGGGCAACGCGCTGGCATCGCCGATCATCAGCGCGCTGCAGGACGGCCGGCTTTCGGCGGATCCCGACAGCAAGAAGGTCTTCATCACGCAGGCCGACGGCAAGATCGTCGACGCCACCACCGGCGCTGCCGTCGACAAGCTGCCTGACAACGCCGCCGCCGTTCGCCTCAACAACCGCCTGCGCCGCACCGTAGAGGCCGCGCTCGGCGGCCTGACGCTGCTGTCGCCGGATCCGGCCAAGCGGCTGGCGGCTGCGCAATCGGTGTTCAAGAGCCACGAGGAGAACCTGCTGCCGACGGTCGAGGGCGCGCTCGCCAAGGAGAGCGTCAAGTCGATCAAGCAGGCGTTCGCCGAGGCGCGCGCCGCCATCATCCTGTTCAAGTCGGATGCATCCGACGTCGACAAGCTCGACGCCGTCGCCGTGGTCAAGGCGCGTGGCGACCAGGAGGCGCTGGCGCTGCTCACCGGCCTTGGCGACCAGCCGCCGCTGGTCACCAAGGCGGCGGCGGCCGCGGTGACCTCGATCCAGAGCAATCTTGCGATGTGGTCGATGGTGCAGAACGCCTGGTACGGCTTGTCGCTCGGCTCGGTGCTGCTGCTCGCGGCGATCGGGCTTGCCATCACCTTCGGCGTGATGGGCGTCATCAATATGGCGCACGGCGAGATGGTGATGCTCGGGGCCTACACCACCTTCGTGGTGCAGGAGGTGATCCGCACCCGCTATCCCGCGTTGTTCGACTATTCGCTGCTGATCGCGGTGCCGCTCGCCTTCCTGGTTGCCGGCTTCATCGGCGTCCTGATCGAGCGCACCATCATCCGCTTCCTCTACGGCCGTCCGCTGGAAACGCTGCTCGCGACCTGGGGCCTGTCGCTGGTGCTGCAGCAGGCGGTGCGCACCGCATTCGGCCCGACCAACCGCGAGGTCGGCAACCCCTCGTGGATGAGCGGCGCCTTCGAGCTCGGCCAGATCACTATCACCTATAACCGGCTCTGGATCCTCTGCTTCACGCTCGCGGTGTTCGCCATCCTGCTCGCGATGCTGCGCTACACCGCGCTCGGGCTCGAGATGCGCGCGGTGACGCAGAACCGCCGCATGGCGGCCTCGATGGGGATCGCCACCTCGCGCGTCGACGCGTTGACCTTCGGGCTCGGCTCGGGGATCGCCGGCATCGCCGGCGTGGCGCTGTCGCAGATCGACAATGTCAGCCCGAATCTTGGCCAGAGCTACATCATCGACAGCTTCATGGTCGTGGTGTTCGGCGGCGTCGGCAATCTGTGGGGCACGCTGGTCGGCGCCTTCACGCTCGGCATCGCCAACAAGTTCCTCGAGCCGGTGGCAGGTGCCGTGCTCGGCAAGATCGCGATCCTGGTGCTGATCATCCTGTTCATCCAGAAGCGGCCGCGCGGCCTGTTCGCGCTCAAGGGCCGGGCGGTGGAAGCATGA
- a CDS encoding urease subunit gamma: MNLSPREKDKLLVSMAAMVARRRLERGVKLNHPEAVALITDFIVEGARDGRTVAELMQAGAKVLTRAQVMDGIPEMIHDIQVEATFPDGTKLVTVHEPIR; encoded by the coding sequence ATGAATTTGTCTCCCCGCGAAAAGGACAAGCTCCTGGTTTCGATGGCGGCCATGGTGGCCCGCCGCCGGCTCGAGCGTGGCGTCAAGCTGAACCATCCCGAAGCGGTGGCGCTGATCACCGATTTCATCGTCGAGGGCGCACGCGACGGCCGCACCGTCGCCGAGTTGATGCAGGCCGGCGCCAAGGTCCTGACCCGCGCGCAGGTGATGGATGGCATCCCGGAGATGATCCATGACATCCAGGTCGAGGCGACATTCCCCGACGGCACCAAGCTCGTCACCGTGCACGAGCCGATCCGATAG
- the urtA gene encoding urea ABC transporter substrate-binding protein, whose translation MLTQLTHKITTMTRRRALAATAGLVLGLAASSPFAPAQAADDTIKVGILHSLSGTMAISETTLKDTILFLIDEQNKKGGVLGKKLEAVVVDPASNWPLFAEKARELITKDKVAVVFGCWTSVSRKSVLPVFKELNNILFYPVQYEGEESERNVFYTGAAPNQQAIPAVDYLMKEEKVKRWVLAGTDYVYPRTTNKILEAYLKSKGVAQDDIMINYTPFGHSDWQTIVADIKKFGSAGKKTAVVSTINGDANVPFYKELGNQGIKATDIPVVAFSVGEEELAGIDTKPLLGHLAAWNYFESIKTPANEKFIKEWQAYTKNPKRVTNDPMEAHYIGFNMWVKAVEKVKSTDPDKVIDALPGTEAPNLTGGTSKMLPNHHITKPVFIGEIKGNGQFDVVWKTPGLVAGDAWSKELEGSKDLIGDWVGKKCGNYNTKTNKCGGQGS comes from the coding sequence ATGCTTACTCAGCTTACTCACAAGATAACGACGATGACCCGCCGCCGCGCGCTCGCGGCGACGGCCGGCCTGGTTTTGGGCCTGGCTGCGTCCTCGCCGTTCGCGCCCGCCCAAGCGGCCGACGACACCATCAAGGTTGGCATCCTGCACTCGCTGTCGGGCACCATGGCCATCAGCGAAACCACGCTGAAGGACACGATCCTTTTCCTGATCGACGAGCAGAACAAGAAGGGCGGCGTACTCGGCAAGAAGCTCGAGGCCGTCGTGGTCGACCCCGCCTCGAACTGGCCGCTGTTCGCCGAGAAGGCGCGCGAGCTGATCACCAAGGACAAGGTTGCGGTCGTGTTCGGCTGCTGGACCTCGGTGTCGCGCAAGTCCGTGCTCCCGGTGTTCAAGGAGCTCAACAACATCCTGTTCTACCCGGTGCAGTATGAGGGCGAGGAGTCCGAGCGCAACGTGTTCTACACGGGCGCTGCGCCGAACCAGCAGGCGATCCCCGCCGTCGACTATCTGATGAAGGAAGAGAAGGTGAAGCGCTGGGTGCTGGCCGGCACCGACTACGTCTATCCGCGCACCACCAACAAGATCCTGGAAGCCTATCTGAAGTCGAAGGGCGTCGCCCAGGACGACATCATGATCAACTACACGCCGTTCGGTCACTCCGATTGGCAGACGATCGTGGCCGACATCAAGAAGTTCGGCTCGGCCGGCAAGAAGACCGCCGTGGTCTCCACCATCAACGGCGACGCCAACGTTCCGTTCTACAAGGAGCTCGGCAACCAGGGCATCAAGGCGACCGACATTCCGGTGGTCGCGTTCTCGGTCGGCGAAGAAGAGCTCGCCGGCATCGACACCAAGCCGCTGCTCGGCCATCTCGCCGCCTGGAACTACTTCGAGTCGATCAAGACCCCGGCGAACGAGAAGTTCATCAAGGAGTGGCAGGCCTACACCAAGAATCCGAAGCGCGTGACCAACGACCCGATGGAAGCGCACTACATCGGCTTCAACATGTGGGTGAAGGCGGTCGAGAAGGTGAAGTCGACCGATCCGGACAAGGTGATCGACGCGCTTCCCGGCACCGAGGCGCCGAACCTGACCGGCGGCACCTCGAAGATGCTGCCGAACCACCACATCACCAAGCCGGTGTTCATCGGCGAGATCAAGGGCAACGGACAGTTCGACGTGGTCTGGAAGACCCCGGGCCTGGTGGCCGGCGACGCCTGGTCGAAGGAGCTCGAGGGCTCCAAGGACCTGATCGGCGATTGGGTCGGCAAGAAGTGCGGCAACTACAACACCAAGACCAACAAGTGCGGTGGCCAGGGCTCCTGA
- a CDS encoding putative quinol monooxygenase, whose translation MIYVIATTPMKPENKDDFIRGHKACIAETHKEKGCLSYEGHVSVNDPNLYVVVERWETRDDLTAHSKAPHMKVWREYSAEMKTGPTVIEIISDAKVQKL comes from the coding sequence ATGATCTATGTGATCGCCACCACGCCGATGAAGCCGGAGAACAAGGACGACTTCATCAGGGGACACAAGGCGTGCATCGCCGAGACCCACAAGGAGAAGGGCTGCCTCTCCTACGAGGGCCATGTCAGCGTCAACGATCCCAATCTGTATGTGGTGGTCGAGCGCTGGGAAACCCGCGACGATTTGACCGCGCACAGCAAGGCGCCGCATATGAAGGTGTGGCGCGAATATTCCGCCGAGATGAAGACCGGCCCGACGGTGATCGAGATCATCAGCGACGCCAAGGTTCAGAAGCTCTGA
- the urtD gene encoding urea ABC transporter ATP-binding protein UrtD has protein sequence MNVMDTRATSAMLYLDGVHVSFDGFHAINNLSLTLAPGEMRAIIGPNGAGKTTMMDIITGKTKPDEGTVLFDGTVDLTRLDETRIAELGIGRKFQKPTVFESQTVQDNLLLALNVDHSVRGTLFWRGSKAESERIDKVLETIRLTDARNRLAGSLSHGQKQWLEIGMLLAQDPKVLLVDEPVAGMTDVETHLTAELLKEINRNHTIMVVEHDMTFVRELGVKVTCLHEGTVLAEGSIDQVSSNERVVEVYLGR, from the coding sequence ATGAACGTCATGGATACCCGTGCCACCTCGGCCATGCTCTATCTCGACGGCGTGCACGTCTCGTTCGACGGCTTTCACGCCATCAACAATCTGTCGCTGACGCTCGCGCCCGGCGAGATGCGCGCCATCATCGGGCCGAACGGGGCCGGCAAGACCACGATGATGGACATCATCACCGGCAAGACCAAGCCGGACGAGGGCACCGTGCTGTTCGACGGCACCGTCGACCTGACCCGGCTCGACGAGACCCGCATCGCCGAGCTCGGCATTGGTCGCAAATTCCAGAAGCCGACGGTGTTCGAGAGCCAGACCGTGCAGGACAATCTGCTGCTCGCGCTCAATGTCGACCATTCCGTGCGCGGCACGCTGTTCTGGCGCGGCAGCAAGGCGGAGTCCGAACGCATCGACAAGGTGCTGGAGACCATCCGCCTGACCGATGCGCGCAACCGCCTCGCCGGCAGCCTGTCGCACGGCCAGAAGCAGTGGCTCGAGATCGGCATGCTGCTGGCGCAGGACCCCAAGGTGCTGCTGGTCGACGAGCCGGTCGCCGGGATGACCGATGTCGAGACCCATCTGACCGCGGAGCTTTTGAAAGAGATCAACAGGAACCACACCATCATGGTGGTCGAGCACGACATGACCTTTGTGCGCGAGCTCGGGGTCAAGGTGACCTGCCTGCACGAAGGCACGGTGCTCGCCGAAGGTTCGATCGACCAGGTGTCGTCGAACGAGCGGGTGGTCGAAGTGTATCTGGGACGCTAG
- the urtC gene encoding urea ABC transporter permease subunit UrtC, with protein sequence MTPHILTRSLDRAATAFVLIVAAVGVLIPLSNLLLPQGSMFQVPTYLVALWGKYVCYAILALSIDLIWGYCGILSLGHGAFFALGGYAMGMYLMRQIGSRGVYGNPVLPDFMVFLNWDKLPWYWYGFDKFAFAALMVLLVPGLLAFCFGWLAFRSRVTGVYLSIITQAMTYALLLGFFRNDFGFGGNNGLTDFKDILGFNVQAEGTRAVLFLLSCLALIIAFLICRAIVTSKLGKVLIAVRDAESRTRFLGYRVESYKLFVFTLSACMAGVAGALYVPQVGIINPSEFAPGNSIEAVIWVAVGGRGTLVGAALGAVVVNYAKTFFTSGPLAPYWLFMLGALFILVTLLLPKGIVGTFNSWWEPIRAGRNSPDAESAAREDGVGAPNLAE encoded by the coding sequence ATGACGCCGCACATCCTCACCCGTTCGCTCGACCGCGCGGCGACCGCGTTCGTCCTGATCGTCGCCGCGGTCGGGGTGCTGATCCCATTGTCGAACCTGCTGCTGCCGCAGGGCTCGATGTTCCAGGTGCCGACCTATCTGGTGGCGCTGTGGGGCAAATATGTCTGCTACGCCATCCTCGCGCTCTCGATCGACCTGATCTGGGGTTATTGCGGCATCCTTTCGCTCGGCCACGGCGCGTTCTTCGCGCTCGGCGGCTACGCGATGGGCATGTACCTGATGCGGCAGATCGGCAGCCGCGGAGTTTACGGCAACCCCGTTCTGCCCGACTTCATGGTGTTCCTGAACTGGGACAAGCTGCCCTGGTACTGGTACGGCTTCGATAAATTCGCCTTCGCGGCGCTCATGGTGCTGCTGGTGCCCGGCCTGCTCGCTTTTTGCTTCGGCTGGCTCGCCTTCCGCTCGCGCGTCACCGGCGTGTACCTGTCGATCATCACGCAGGCGATGACCTATGCGCTGCTGCTCGGCTTCTTCCGCAACGATTTCGGCTTCGGCGGCAACAACGGCCTGACCGACTTCAAGGACATCCTCGGCTTCAACGTGCAGGCCGAGGGCACCCGTGCCGTGCTGTTCCTGCTGAGTTGCCTCGCGCTGATCATCGCCTTCCTGATCTGCCGCGCGATCGTGACCTCGAAGCTCGGCAAGGTCCTGATCGCGGTGCGCGACGCCGAGAGCCGCACCCGCTTCCTCGGGTACCGCGTCGAATCCTACAAGCTGTTCGTGTTCACGCTGTCGGCCTGCATGGCCGGTGTCGCCGGCGCGCTCTACGTGCCGCAGGTCGGCATCATCAATCCGAGCGAGTTCGCGCCCGGCAATTCGATCGAGGCGGTGATCTGGGTCGCGGTCGGCGGCCGCGGCACGCTGGTCGGCGCCGCGCTCGGCGCCGTCGTGGTCAACTACGCCAAGACGTTCTTCACGTCGGGACCGCTCGCGCCGTACTGGCTGTTCATGCTGGGCGCACTGTTCATCCTGGTCACGCTGCTGTTGCCGAAGGGCATTGTCGGCACCTTCAACAGCTGGTGGGAGCCGATCAGGGCGGGGCGCAACTCGCCTGACGCGGAGAGTGCCGCGCGCGAAGACGGTGTCGGCGCACCGAACCTGGCGGAGTAG
- a CDS encoding HD domain-containing protein, producing the protein MLPALRMVSEAAELAARRHNGMARKGRGNEPYINHLAEVANLLAQVTDGTDAELVAAGWLHDTIEDTETTREELAGKFSERVASLVVECTDDMSLPKAVRRQKQIEDAPHKSPDAKLIKTADKVSNIGARIVPHPDKDERDDLADYAAWADKVVAGCRGINPRLDRIFDDTIARARAALAETGG; encoded by the coding sequence ATGCTCCCCGCGCTCCGCATGGTTTCCGAAGCTGCCGAGCTTGCCGCGCGTCGCCACAACGGGATGGCGCGCAAGGGGCGGGGAAACGAGCCGTACATCAACCATCTCGCCGAGGTTGCCAACCTGCTTGCGCAGGTCACCGATGGCACCGATGCCGAACTGGTGGCGGCCGGCTGGCTGCACGACACGATCGAGGACACCGAGACGACGCGCGAGGAGCTCGCCGGGAAATTCAGCGAACGCGTTGCCTCCCTGGTGGTCGAATGCACTGACGACATGAGCCTGCCGAAGGCCGTGCGCCGGCAGAAGCAGATCGAGGACGCTCCGCACAAATCGCCCGATGCAAAACTGATCAAGACCGCCGACAAGGTCAGCAATATCGGCGCGCGGATTGTGCCGCATCCAGACAAGGACGAGCGCGACGACCTCGCCGACTATGCCGCCTGGGCCGACAAGGTCGTTGCCGGGTGCCGGGGCATCAATCCGCGGCTCGACCGCATTTTCGACGACACCATTGCGCGCGCCAGGGCCGCGCTGGCTGAAACTGGGGGCTGA
- a CDS encoding urease accessory protein UreD yields the protein MRTGIASAAAATFAANRAQGAVRFGVHRKDGATRRGDLHESGSLRVRFPSPEDEGLSAMFVNTAGGIAGGDRFEIAIAAGEGARLTLTTAAAEKVYRAPAAAARIDIALKVADGAHLSWLPQETILFDRARIHRSFDIDLAEGASLLLCEIVVFGRAAMGETMRHGEFVDRWRMRRGGRLVFAETIRLDGEIGEKLARPAIANGGCAIGTALIVPGDEALVERIREASDSFGGEVGLSAWNGFATARFCAQDAARLRADMMAVLGRASIVPLPRLWLN from the coding sequence ATGCGGACCGGGATCGCAAGCGCGGCAGCGGCGACGTTTGCGGCAAACCGTGCCCAGGGTGCGGTCCGGTTCGGCGTGCATCGCAAGGATGGCGCGACCCGCCGCGGCGATCTCCATGAATCCGGCTCCCTGCGCGTGCGCTTCCCTTCACCAGAGGATGAGGGCCTGTCGGCGATGTTCGTCAACACCGCCGGCGGCATTGCCGGTGGGGACCGCTTCGAGATCGCGATCGCAGCCGGCGAGGGCGCCCGCCTGACGCTGACCACGGCGGCGGCAGAAAAGGTCTATCGCGCGCCGGCAGCGGCGGCGCGGATCGATATCGCGCTCAAGGTCGCTGATGGCGCGCATCTGTCCTGGTTGCCGCAGGAGACCATCCTGTTCGACCGCGCCCGGATTCATCGCAGCTTCGACATCGACCTCGCCGAGGGGGCCTCGCTCTTGCTCTGCGAGATCGTGGTGTTCGGCCGCGCCGCGATGGGCGAGACCATGCGCCATGGCGAATTCGTCGACCGCTGGCGGATGCGCCGTGGCGGCCGGCTGGTGTTTGCCGAGACCATCAGGCTCGACGGCGAGATCGGCGAGAAGCTGGCACGTCCTGCGATCGCAAATGGCGGCTGTGCGATCGGCACGGCGCTGATCGTGCCGGGCGACGAGGCGCTCGTCGAACGCATCCGCGAAGCGTCGGACAGCTTTGGCGGTGAGGTCGGCCTCTCCGCCTGGAATGGCTTTGCAACGGCGCGCTTCTGTGCCCAAGATGCGGCCCGGTTGCGCGCCGACATGATGGCGGTGCTCGGCCGCGCGTCCATCGTCCCGCTGCCGCGGTTATGGCTCAACTAA